In Hallerella succinigenes, the following are encoded in one genomic region:
- a CDS encoding ATP-binding protein encodes MARKFPIGIQTFSEIRKMNAIYVDKTALVHKLAEDGKVYFLARPRRFGKSLLISTLDDYFSGRKELFTGLAMEKLETEWKKHPVLRFDFSRSKYTSLNVLQTQLNSMLSEYESIYGKKTDDTLPSVRLQNVILAAEQKFGEKVVFLVDEYDAPLLDTLVDKETFEAMRQTLRDFYSPLKSLDPHLRFIFITGITKFSQLSIFSELNNLKIISMLDEYATLCGISEEELHTQMKPEIEAMAQAINKNFEQVCEALKKKYDGYHFSKKSPDIYNPFSVMQALQDKDLTNYWFETGTPAYLIEQIRNYNIDPETFARGIEATVEMFNVPAESNANPIPVLYQSGYLTIKDYDPELNIYTLAYPNDEVTVGFSKCLMPYYALPTIAQNDSFQIRLVKALHAGNIEEALLQMRAFFSSIPYDAEHQDENHYKFVFWLIFRLLTEFNVKTEERSAAGRSDAVVETKNSVYLFEFKLDKNGSADDALKQIDNKGYLIPYTASLDANGNPKKLFKIGVSFDAERRTLGEWKVTET; translated from the coding sequence ATGGCAAGAAAGTTCCCCATAGGCATACAGACGTTTTCCGAAATCCGGAAAATGAACGCAATCTACGTTGATAAAACCGCGCTAGTCCACAAGTTGGCCGAGGACGGCAAGGTCTATTTCCTTGCACGTCCACGCCGTTTCGGAAAGTCTCTCCTCATCAGCACGCTAGATGACTACTTCAGCGGTCGCAAGGAACTCTTCACGGGGCTTGCCATGGAAAAGCTTGAAACCGAGTGGAAAAAACACCCGGTGCTGCGGTTCGATTTCAGCCGGAGCAAGTACACCAGCTTAAATGTATTGCAGACTCAACTGAATTCAATGCTTTCGGAATACGAGAGCATCTATGGGAAGAAGACCGACGATACGCTCCCGAGCGTTCGCCTGCAAAACGTCATTCTCGCCGCCGAGCAAAAATTCGGCGAAAAGGTCGTGTTCCTTGTGGACGAATACGACGCACCTCTCCTCGACACCCTTGTGGACAAGGAAACCTTCGAGGCGATGCGCCAGACTCTGCGCGACTTCTACAGCCCGCTCAAGAGCCTCGACCCGCATCTGCGATTCATTTTCATCACCGGCATCACCAAGTTCAGCCAACTCTCCATTTTCAGCGAACTCAACAACCTGAAAATCATCTCGATGCTCGACGAATATGCGACCCTCTGCGGCATCTCCGAAGAGGAACTGCACACGCAGATGAAGCCCGAAATCGAGGCGATGGCGCAGGCAATAAACAAAAACTTCGAGCAGGTGTGCGAGGCGCTCAAGAAAAAATACGACGGCTACCATTTCTCGAAAAAATCCCCCGACATCTACAATCCGTTCAGCGTGATGCAGGCGCTACAGGATAAAGACCTCACCAACTACTGGTTCGAAACCGGTACGCCGGCCTATCTGATTGAGCAGATTAGGAATTACAACATCGACCCCGAAACGTTCGCACGCGGCATCGAGGCGACCGTCGAGATGTTCAACGTGCCTGCGGAAAGCAATGCGAACCCGATTCCCGTGCTTTACCAGAGTGGCTACCTTACCATCAAGGACTACGACCCCGAACTGAACATATACACGCTGGCATACCCCAACGACGAAGTGACCGTCGGGTTCTCGAAATGCCTCATGCCGTATTACGCGCTGCCCACGATTGCGCAAAACGACTCCTTCCAGATTAGGCTCGTAAAGGCGCTGCATGCGGGCAACATTGAAGAGGCCCTGCTACAGATGCGGGCGTTCTTCAGTTCCATTCCTTACGATGCCGAGCATCAGGACGAGAACCACTACAAATTCGTATTCTGGCTGATTTTCCGCTTACTCACCGAATTCAACGTCAAGACGGAAGAACGTAGCGCAGCCGGTCGTTCCGATGCTGTTGTGGAAACTAAAAACTCGGTTTACTTATTCGAGTTTAAACTGGACAAGAACGGCTCTGCCGACGATGCTCTGAAACAGATTGATAACAAGGGCTACCTGATACCCTATACCGCGTCACTCGATGCGAACGGCAATCCGAAAAAGCTCTTCAAGATTGGCGTGAGTTTCGATGCCGAAAGGCGCACCCTCGGCGAATGGAAGGTCACGGAAACGTAG
- a CDS encoding outer membrane protein transport protein: MKIITRLLILACAISAFAAQGPRHKSLRAYAMGNAHVAIVDGKEAIYYNYAGLNQMGRLGHYDIRPETGFYPSNDIDMRLNIGGAGPFYDAQDIYEIFNDIQDLYESAKDDVDRNGGASIDQALADSLSKHPELTKKINKYDHMLFNMIAKADAELAFHNFGAALWVDGNMAPYFDGGLIIPYFGMDTFYIDAVAQMGGAYGITDKFAVGAGIKLAKRQIIQSFSVDASNFNSIGDTLNDRVKDATSDFFEFEDIGVGIDLGVLYQATRELRLGAACNNIFFNELGGERIVPNFTMGLAYSPRFLNKNSAFSRKVNFAFDYENAFSTTRNYKTLSHINFGMEIEQVLLAIPGDNDNLRALKLRLSGGFHGGYPSAGIALEALRFIEVQIATWGEERGYYTGQDESRIYMAEISLGF; encoded by the coding sequence ATGAAAATAATTACACGCCTTCTGATTCTCGCCTGTGCCATATCCGCTTTCGCAGCCCAAGGTCCGCGTCATAAATCTCTGCGCGCTTACGCCATGGGTAATGCTCACGTCGCGATTGTCGACGGTAAAGAAGCCATCTACTACAACTACGCCGGTTTGAACCAAATGGGAAGACTCGGCCATTACGACATCCGTCCAGAAACCGGATTTTACCCGAGCAACGACATCGACATGCGTTTGAACATCGGCGGTGCAGGGCCTTTTTATGATGCCCAAGACATCTATGAAATCTTTAACGACATTCAGGATCTTTATGAATCCGCTAAGGATGACGTTGACCGCAATGGAGGCGCAAGCATCGACCAGGCGTTAGCCGACTCTCTTTCCAAGCATCCCGAGCTCACCAAAAAGATCAACAAGTACGACCACATGCTCTTTAACATGATCGCCAAAGCGGATGCGGAACTCGCGTTCCACAACTTCGGAGCGGCCCTCTGGGTAGACGGCAACATGGCTCCGTATTTTGACGGCGGTCTAATTATTCCATACTTCGGCATGGATACTTTTTACATCGATGCAGTCGCCCAGATGGGCGGTGCCTACGGCATCACAGACAAATTTGCCGTCGGCGCAGGCATTAAACTTGCCAAGCGCCAGATCATCCAATCCTTTAGCGTCGATGCTTCGAACTTCAACTCAATCGGCGACACGCTCAACGACCGCGTGAAAGACGCTACATCGGACTTCTTTGAATTTGAAGACATCGGTGTCGGCATCGACCTCGGCGTTCTTTACCAGGCAACTCGAGAGCTTCGCTTGGGCGCCGCCTGCAATAACATTTTCTTCAATGAACTCGGAGGCGAACGCATCGTGCCGAACTTTACAATGGGCCTTGCTTACAGTCCCCGATTCCTGAACAAGAATTCCGCATTTTCGCGCAAGGTAAATTTTGCCTTCGACTACGAAAACGCCTTTTCGACGACGCGCAATTACAAGACGCTTAGCCATATCAATTTCGGTATGGAAATTGAACAGGTACTTCTTGCGATTCCGGGCGACAACGACAACCTGCGCGCCTTGAAGCTTCGCCTTTCGGGAGGTTTCCACGGAGGCTATCCTTCGGCTGGTATCGCACTTGAAGCGTTGCGCTTTATCGAGGTGCAAATTGCCACCTGGGGTGAAGAACGCGGTTATTACACGGGCCAAGACGAAAGCCGCATCTATATGGCAGAAATCAGTTTAGGTTTTTAA
- a CDS encoding NAD-dependent epimerase/dehydratase family protein translates to MHLKNKKILVTGALGFIGRTLLETLIEQNCEAELYGIDIKPFPSNANALKQNIRYEQLDIRNKELVQSYVRKHKFDGIVHLAAVSRVEDAENDKKNCIDTNYNGTKYIATAAAENRSSWFIFGSSREVYGEQKNFPVSENADLLPLNIYGFYKLEGERIVKASFEKYCVLRFSNVYGNAYDIPKRVIPKFVQTALQGGELTLEGGAQIIDFTFIDDTVKSIIRCMEFLDAGKIKKETIHILPGRENRITDIIDILREKQMYFSVLKKDARSYDVQQFLGNSNHMRDVLELDPSHFVTLEEGIDKYLSRIDY, encoded by the coding sequence ATGCATTTGAAAAACAAGAAAATTTTAGTAACCGGAGCACTCGGTTTTATTGGAAGGACGCTTTTGGAAACCCTTATTGAGCAGAATTGTGAAGCAGAGCTTTATGGCATAGATATAAAGCCCTTTCCATCAAACGCCAATGCGCTCAAACAGAACATTCGCTACGAGCAACTGGATATCCGTAATAAGGAGTTGGTGCAATCCTATGTCCGAAAGCACAAGTTCGACGGAATCGTTCATCTGGCAGCAGTGAGCCGTGTCGAAGATGCAGAAAACGACAAGAAAAACTGCATCGATACAAATTATAATGGAACCAAATACATCGCTACCGCAGCCGCCGAAAATAGGAGTTCCTGGTTTATTTTCGGAAGCAGTCGTGAAGTTTATGGTGAACAAAAAAATTTTCCTGTTTCTGAAAATGCTGATTTACTTCCGCTCAATATCTATGGCTTTTACAAGCTGGAAGGCGAACGCATCGTGAAAGCCTCATTTGAAAAATATTGCGTTTTGCGATTCTCAAATGTATATGGCAATGCATACGATATCCCCAAACGCGTCATTCCTAAATTCGTTCAAACTGCCTTGCAAGGCGGAGAATTGACACTTGAAGGTGGTGCTCAGATTATTGACTTCACATTCATTGACGATACCGTCAAGTCAATTATAAGATGCATGGAATTTCTAGACGCAGGTAAAATCAAAAAGGAAACTATTCATATCCTGCCAGGCAGAGAAAACAGGATTACAGATATAATTGACATTTTGCGGGAGAAACAAATGTATTTTTCTGTTCTGAAAAAAGATGCCCGCAGCTACGATGTTCAGCAATTCTTAGGGAACTCTAATCACATGCGCGATGTTTTAGAATTGGATCCGAGTCATTTCGTGACTTTAGAAGAAGGTATTGATAAATATTTATCAAGAATTGATTATTAA
- a CDS encoding glycosyltransferase has protein sequence MRILLVIHGYPPYYMAGSEVYTYNLARELAKTNEVFVFHRIEDKDIPLHQFFDSFEEGVHIRKINNYEPTPATFYDKYLNPVIDDAFREYVKRVNPDVVHIGHLSHLSTQIPIIAKREFGLPVLFTIHDFWMFCHRGQLINPQNWEICPLPNVAQCTKCAAFHYQKDDFESRLIEERDEHIRQTLDCIDVFFAPSHTLENFFINMGVNRRKIVYAKYGFNVSKLAKHSKELHPEITFGFTGRIIHTKGVHLLCEAFKKVEGNAKLLIYGDYGSDYGNRLKEHYSSDRIQFKGSYHNNELQSVLDSLDILVCPSIWLENAPLVIQEAQSVELPVLVSDRGGMAELVHDGIDGFTFKLGDTKDLSNKIQDLVNHPEKILNLVKPIEKVVSIEDDAALCMQKYNEIKKQNVVYPHSPCPQRMTFITNPDKCNLHCKMCDTFSEANRHRLKESRRPDLDFKVVEDTIERLVHHGLREIIPSTMGEPLLYPHFEELVDLCKVLNVKMNLTTNGTFPVKDIEYWGPKLVNIISDVKFSLNGINPEINESIMCGADTQKQLHNIERFIQMRNEAASKATVTLQCTFMRSNLDELKNMIAWAIEHGVDRVKGHHLWKTSDALDCEMLRTPENAALWNQTCEDCHKIADGKVKLVNFDPVDLTKPALNNDNTFCQFLGKELWIEYDGSYQICCCPSEVRKEFGDFGNVKELSPLAMWNEKLYCDFINNWGNSENCKKCNMRCERKGE, from the coding sequence ATGAGAATTCTACTCGTTATCCATGGCTATCCTCCATACTACATGGCTGGTTCTGAGGTTTATACATACAACCTCGCACGGGAATTGGCGAAAACGAATGAAGTGTTCGTATTCCATCGCATTGAGGATAAAGATATCCCCTTGCACCAGTTCTTTGACTCCTTTGAAGAGGGCGTGCATATTCGTAAGATCAACAATTACGAACCGACACCCGCCACCTTCTATGACAAATATCTGAATCCCGTAATCGACGACGCATTCCGTGAGTATGTAAAAAGGGTCAATCCCGATGTCGTTCATATCGGCCATCTGTCGCATCTCTCCACGCAGATTCCTATCATCGCAAAAAGAGAATTCGGCCTCCCCGTTCTATTCACTATTCACGATTTCTGGATGTTCTGCCATCGCGGTCAACTCATTAATCCACAGAACTGGGAGATATGCCCCCTGCCCAATGTAGCGCAATGTACAAAGTGTGCCGCATTCCATTATCAAAAAGACGACTTTGAGTCTAGACTCATCGAGGAGCGCGATGAGCATATCCGCCAAACCCTAGACTGCATTGATGTGTTTTTCGCACCGTCACATACGCTGGAGAACTTCTTTATAAACATGGGCGTTAATCGCCGTAAAATCGTTTATGCCAAATATGGGTTCAATGTCTCGAAACTAGCCAAGCATTCCAAGGAGCTTCACCCCGAAATCACATTTGGTTTTACCGGCAGGATTATCCACACCAAGGGAGTCCACCTTCTTTGTGAAGCATTTAAAAAGGTCGAAGGAAACGCCAAGTTGCTCATTTATGGCGATTACGGAAGCGATTACGGCAATAGACTAAAGGAACACTATTCTAGTGACCGAATCCAGTTCAAGGGTTCATACCATAATAATGAGCTGCAAAGTGTCCTAGACTCCCTGGATATTCTAGTGTGCCCGTCCATTTGGCTTGAAAATGCTCCGCTTGTTATACAGGAGGCACAAAGCGTTGAGCTCCCCGTGTTGGTAAGCGATAGGGGCGGGATGGCCGAACTTGTCCATGATGGCATAGATGGATTCACGTTCAAGCTCGGTGATACTAAAGATCTTAGCAACAAGATACAGGACCTTGTCAATCATCCCGAAAAGATATTGAATCTTGTCAAGCCGATTGAGAAAGTCGTTTCGATAGAAGATGATGCGGCTCTATGCATGCAAAAGTACAACGAGATAAAGAAGCAGAACGTTGTGTACCCGCATAGTCCTTGCCCGCAGCGAATGACGTTCATCACGAATCCCGACAAGTGCAATCTCCACTGCAAAATGTGTGACACGTTCTCAGAAGCGAATAGACACAGGCTAAAAGAGTCTCGTCGTCCAGATTTAGACTTTAAAGTCGTCGAGGATACAATCGAAAGGCTTGTCCATCACGGCCTAAGAGAAATCATCCCCTCCACCATGGGAGAACCACTGCTGTACCCCCATTTCGAAGAACTCGTAGATTTGTGTAAGGTTCTCAATGTCAAGATGAACCTGACAACTAACGGGACGTTCCCTGTGAAAGATATTGAATACTGGGGTCCTAAACTAGTCAATATCATTTCGGATGTCAAGTTCAGCTTGAACGGGATAAACCCGGAAATCAATGAAAGTATCATGTGCGGAGCAGATACGCAAAAGCAACTCCATAATATCGAACGATTCATCCAGATGCGGAACGAAGCTGCTTCTAAGGCAACAGTTACGTTGCAATGCACGTTCATGAGGTCTAACCTAGATGAACTCAAGAATATGATTGCATGGGCTATCGAGCATGGAGTCGATCGTGTTAAAGGGCACCACCTCTGGAAAACGTCGGATGCTCTGGATTGCGAAATGCTCAGAACACCAGAAAATGCCGCCCTCTGGAATCAAACCTGTGAAGATTGCCACAAAATTGCCGACGGCAAGGTCAAGCTCGTGAATTTCGACCCTGTTGACTTGACAAAACCGGCCTTGAACAACGACAACACGTTCTGCCAATTCCTGGGAAAGGAACTATGGATAGAATACGATGGCTCGTACCAAATTTGCTGCTGTCCCTCAGAAGTCCGCAAGGAATTCGGCGATTTCGGGAATGTCAAGGAATTGTCGCCCTTGGCAATGTGGAACGAAAAGCTCTACTGCGATTTCATCAACAACTGGGGCAACAGTGAAAACTGCAAGAAATGCAACATGAGATGTGAACGCAAAGGAGAGTAA
- a CDS encoding AAA family ATPase: protein MKILVFGNIGSGKSTLSRVISEKLNEFELVEIDDFRKRYGDGTMEAEQVAKRNFYNAIVPEKNQIIEVMGAGDTGEALFETMQSMPEQKLVIILKTPLEECILRLKERQWVVPYPAPPEKAFSLAEETAPP from the coding sequence ATGAAGATTCTTGTTTTCGGCAACATCGGTTCTGGAAAATCCACATTGTCGCGAGTTATTTCAGAGAAGTTAAATGAATTTGAACTAGTCGAAATTGACGATTTTCGGAAACGCTATGGGGACGGAACTATGGAAGCCGAACAAGTCGCGAAACGGAATTTCTACAACGCCATCGTTCCAGAAAAAAATCAGATTATTGAGGTTATGGGTGCCGGGGATACAGGCGAAGCCCTGTTTGAAACAATGCAATCCATGCCGGAGCAGAAACTTGTCATAATATTAAAAACGCCCTTGGAAGAGTGCATTTTACGATTAAAGGAACGTCAATGGGTTGTTCCGTATCCGGCCCCGCCCGAAAAGGCTTTCTCACTTGCCGAAGAAACGGCCCCCCCCTGA
- a CDS encoding tyrosine-protein phosphatase, with the protein MKQEDIIKTMTDEMFPKSKGLNAALLMGSFARGTFTTRSDIDFSLWVEKDGFVVEDFISQLNLCLPGVKDIRFIALREKFVVYFSDCPKMELAITMQMSGLDKHFLGSEIEAKEKSIVFANPEVAPALREHLDAILSEKKQGLDTSKKRLVKDLVDKFIYEFENASDMHRRSDSYRFYFDYNIALHVAIQLLYIAQGRIDFYYSPRNITKFFDKQHKEEFLELACSLALPEANKKKRQLLNFFYNAIELCGCHSEKEIDDIKSFLEYIYQRDYIWNFRDLSMLCKKCRPRVIFRSSSFSRYQDSDAFNVAVEKNGITTIVDIRDEKEKQDKPYDRKLLNDYHIRYLPLPMDIMRSLDYDSEFPHYSDMEKEYRWFALGNKEFFRKFFTEIDTSKEVIMIHCHAGKDRTGSVCALIGLLLGESDEVLESEYLESEMDADVRNIRSFIATVRECGGAEEFLLSCGVSTQTIERWKADTAVR; encoded by the coding sequence ATGAAGCAAGAAGATATTATTAAAACTATGACGGACGAGATGTTCCCCAAGAGCAAGGGGTTGAATGCAGCGCTTTTGATGGGTTCTTTTGCACGAGGAACATTTACGACAAGATCCGATATTGATTTTTCGCTATGGGTGGAAAAGGATGGCTTTGTTGTCGAAGATTTCATCTCGCAACTGAACCTATGCCTTCCGGGTGTCAAGGATATTCGGTTTATAGCCCTTCGTGAGAAGTTTGTCGTGTATTTCTCGGACTGCCCGAAAATGGAGTTGGCGATAACGATGCAAATGAGTGGCCTAGACAAGCATTTCCTTGGTTCAGAAATCGAGGCCAAGGAAAAGAGCATCGTTTTTGCAAATCCTGAGGTCGCCCCCGCTTTAAGGGAACATCTTGACGCGATTCTTTCAGAAAAGAAACAAGGGCTTGATACAAGCAAGAAACGCCTTGTGAAGGACTTGGTGGATAAATTTATATATGAATTTGAAAACGCTTCCGATATGCACAGGAGGAGCGATAGCTATCGATTTTACTTCGATTACAACATCGCTTTACACGTGGCAATCCAACTTTTGTACATTGCCCAGGGGCGAATAGACTTCTATTATTCACCCAGAAACATCACAAAGTTTTTTGACAAGCAGCATAAAGAGGAATTTTTAGAACTAGCTTGCTCTTTGGCTCTCCCGGAAGCGAACAAAAAGAAGCGACAGCTTCTTAATTTCTTCTACAACGCGATAGAATTGTGCGGTTGCCACTCCGAGAAAGAAATAGACGACATCAAGTCGTTTCTTGAATACATCTACCAGAGGGACTATATATGGAATTTCCGCGATCTTTCCATGCTGTGTAAAAAATGCCGGCCTAGGGTTATTTTTCGCTCTTCGAGCTTTAGCCGCTATCAAGATAGCGACGCCTTTAATGTCGCCGTTGAAAAAAATGGGATTACGACCATAGTCGATATACGAGACGAAAAAGAGAAACAGGATAAACCCTACGACAGGAAATTGCTTAACGATTACCATATAAGATACCTCCCGCTTCCAATGGATATCATGCGTTCGTTGGATTACGATTCAGAATTTCCTCACTACTCGGATATGGAAAAGGAATACCGTTGGTTCGCTTTGGGGAACAAGGAGTTTTTCCGTAAGTTTTTTACGGAGATTGACACTTCAAAAGAGGTGATAATGATTCACTGCCATGCAGGGAAAGACCGCACAGGATCGGTTTGCGCCCTCATTGGCTTACTTCTGGGGGAATCTGACGAGGTTCTTGAAAGCGAGTATCTCGAAAGCGAAATGGATGCTGATGTCCGGAATATTCGCTCTTTCATAGCGACAGTCAGGGAATGCGGGGGCGCAGAAGAATTTCTGCTTTCTTGTGGGGTCTCGACGCAGACAATAGAGCGATGGAAGGCCGATACCGCAGTGCGTTAA
- a CDS encoding carbamoyltransferase C-terminal domain-containing protein, with protein sequence MSKPTLALYGIKDRNNTPYPSFVHDHNLCLMQDGKIVKYLQLERYTRRKYDNRLDLFIEELVDDGTIPLPDDFDLVCVNDFTGNAFISHSGRLHFEANRLEILSPALTPARAYLNNREGWGGKELAAYCCSHELAHISTTIPFYGAFKENSLLISFDGASSLGNYSAFLYQDGMLKFVENNWTDLGFASKLFNDNKLAFRTLNIAPYAHCSVPGKLMGFASWGTYQPEIENWLRDNHFFNGCGRHHGVDILRSAKERFGDVCPEFDTKNPFLQDCAATFQYIFETAVLTKLKSLQEKFHTDYLYYGGGCALNIVTNSKIVESGMFKDIFIAPCCNDSGLSIGAAAFLEMQKGNKIEIHSPYLCNVGLPHNDFDIDENEISRVAEVLMKGGIVGVCNGPAEAGPRALGNRSLIALANSQELAKKMSMEIKRREWYRPVAPIMLEKNARRVTDQKINGLARFMLMDFTIKPEYRAQMAGVVHANDTARIQTIANESDNPFMFRLLSYLYERHGILALVNTSFNVQGEPIVHTPEQALESTKRMNLDGLVLNGKFQKMEK encoded by the coding sequence ATGTCTAAACCTACACTAGCCCTATATGGCATTAAAGACAGGAACAATACTCCCTATCCGTCCTTCGTACATGATCACAACCTGTGCTTAATGCAGGATGGAAAGATTGTTAAATATTTGCAATTGGAGCGATATACACGGAGAAAATACGACAATCGGTTAGACCTCTTCATTGAGGAACTGGTCGATGATGGAACGATTCCATTACCTGACGATTTTGACCTCGTGTGTGTCAATGATTTCACGGGTAACGCATTCATTTCGCATAGCGGAAGGTTGCATTTTGAAGCGAACAGGCTTGAAATTCTCTCCCCAGCATTGACTCCTGCACGGGCATATCTAAACAACCGCGAAGGGTGGGGCGGAAAGGAACTTGCTGCATATTGCTGCTCTCATGAACTAGCCCACATTTCTACCACAATTCCTTTTTATGGAGCATTTAAGGAGAACAGTCTACTCATTTCGTTTGATGGGGCATCCAGTCTTGGCAATTATTCCGCTTTTTTATATCAAGATGGGATGCTCAAATTTGTTGAAAACAATTGGACAGATTTAGGCTTCGCATCAAAACTGTTCAACGACAACAAGCTTGCCTTTCGAACGCTTAATATTGCCCCCTATGCGCACTGCTCAGTTCCTGGAAAGCTGATGGGCTTTGCAAGCTGGGGAACATATCAGCCAGAAATCGAGAACTGGCTTAGGGACAATCATTTCTTTAATGGATGCGGCCGACATCACGGGGTGGACATACTGCGGTCTGCAAAGGAAAGGTTTGGCGATGTTTGTCCAGAATTCGATACCAAGAACCCCTTTTTGCAAGATTGTGCAGCGACATTCCAGTACATTTTTGAAACAGCAGTGTTGACAAAACTTAAATCTCTTCAGGAGAAGTTCCATACCGACTATCTTTACTATGGCGGTGGATGCGCATTGAACATCGTGACCAACTCAAAGATTGTTGAAAGCGGAATGTTTAAGGACATCTTTATCGCTCCATGCTGCAATGATAGCGGGCTAAGCATCGGCGCAGCTGCATTCCTCGAAATGCAAAAGGGGAATAAGATTGAAATTCACAGTCCATACCTTTGTAATGTTGGCTTGCCGCATAATGATTTTGATATTGATGAAAATGAAATTTCCCGTGTAGCGGAAGTTCTTATGAAAGGCGGTATTGTCGGAGTGTGTAATGGTCCGGCAGAAGCTGGTCCCCGGGCACTTGGGAATCGCAGTTTGATCGCACTTGCAAATAGCCAGGAACTCGCAAAAAAAATGAGTATGGAAATAAAACGGCGCGAATGGTATCGTCCAGTAGCCCCGATAATGCTAGAGAAAAACGCAAGGAGAGTTACGGATCAGAAGATTAACGGACTGGCTCGATTTATGCTTATGGACTTTACGATTAAGCCGGAATATAGGGCGCAGATGGCGGGTGTCGTTCACGCAAACGATACGGCAAGAATCCAGACTATTGCTAACGAAAGCGATAATCCCTTTATGTTCCGCCTACTTTCGTATTTGTACGAAAGGCATGGAATCCTCGCTCTTGTCAACACATCATTCAATGTGCAGGGAGAGCCCATTGTGCATACGCCAGAGCAGGCCCTAGAATCGACGAAGCGAATGAACTTGGACGGTCTTGTGTTAAACGGAAAATTTCAAAAAATGGAGAAGTAA
- a CDS encoding WG repeat-containing protein encodes MNWRDIKDSQTEKRFYYHGEPVFKVFKSILKFHEPGIAPVEDESGWYHITVDGSELYSSRYERTFGFYCGLAAVTSKEGCCHIDAAGKPLYSERYAWCGNFQENICPVRSKEGDYFHINSKGNRLYSQTFFYAGDFRDGIACVKCVDGMWRHIKADGQFLNGKGFLDLGVFHKNIAPARDEKGWFHSDINGNELYPERYLNIEPFYNGFALVTNFDWTKKIIDENGSTILCI; translated from the coding sequence ATGAATTGGCGAGATATTAAGGATTCACAAACGGAAAAGCGGTTCTATTACCATGGAGAACCTGTCTTTAAAGTTTTCAAGTCAATCTTGAAATTCCATGAGCCGGGGATCGCTCCCGTAGAGGACGAATCGGGATGGTACCATATCACCGTTGACGGATCCGAACTTTATTCGAGTCGCTATGAACGAACGTTTGGGTTCTATTGTGGTCTTGCAGCAGTAACATCAAAAGAGGGGTGTTGCCATATCGATGCTGCAGGCAAGCCTCTTTACAGCGAGCGCTATGCTTGGTGCGGGAATTTTCAGGAAAATATCTGTCCCGTTCGCAGCAAGGAGGGGGATTATTTCCACATCAATTCAAAAGGAAATCGCCTATACTCGCAAACATTTTTCTATGCAGGTGATTTTAGAGACGGAATAGCCTGCGTAAAGTGCGTCGATGGCATGTGGCGCCATATCAAGGCTGATGGACAGTTCCTAAATGGCAAGGGATTCCTGGATCTGGGCGTTTTTCACAAGAACATCGCTCCAGCCCGCGATGAAAAGGGCTGGTTTCATTCTGATATTAACGGGAACGAACTTTATCCTGAGCGCTATCTGAATATTGAACCGTTCTATAACGGTTTTGCACTCGTAACGAATTTCGACTGGACAAAGAAAATAATTGACGAAAACGGGAGCACAATTTTATGCATTTGA
- a CDS encoding histidine phosphatase family protein: MTTLLEKLQKIEDMDSRRIGVLLRHGEREAIPAGSYGNDVLLTPNGVADSTHFGKTLSCFKVNRIYTSPVPRCVQTAECIKKGLSSSAPEIIYDDMLGNPGFHIADADIAGKAYLEYGCMGVYERFSRGEIVNGLASADFLRVHPIQWLKARTSEKGMTLFVTHDASIAHFAFANGIHAYDAENWINFLDGIILDFT; encoded by the coding sequence ATGACAACATTATTGGAAAAGTTGCAAAAGATTGAAGATATGGATTCCAGGCGGATTGGCGTATTACTTCGCCATGGCGAACGCGAAGCTATTCCAGCGGGAAGCTATGGAAACGATGTTCTGCTCACCCCAAATGGGGTCGCTGATTCAACCCACTTTGGAAAAACTCTGTCTTGTTTCAAGGTGAACCGCATTTATACAAGCCCTGTTCCACGGTGTGTCCAAACTGCCGAGTGCATAAAAAAGGGGCTTAGCTCTAGTGCCCCAGAAATCATTTACGATGATATGCTTGGAAATCCTGGCTTTCATATCGCCGATGCCGATATAGCAGGCAAGGCTTATCTAGAGTATGGCTGCATGGGCGTCTATGAACGCTTTTCTCGTGGCGAAATTGTAAATGGCCTTGCCTCGGCAGATTTTCTTCGGGTTCACCCCATACAATGGCTTAAGGCCAGAACTTCAGAAAAGGGCATGACACTCTTTGTGACACATGATGCGTCGATAGCTCATTTTGCTTTTGCCAACGGGATTCATGCTTATGATGCTGAGAATTGGATAAATTTTTTAGACGGTATAATTCTTGATTTCACATAA